Proteins found in one Oncorhynchus mykiss isolate Arlee chromosome 17, USDA_OmykA_1.1, whole genome shotgun sequence genomic segment:
- the LOC110494205 gene encoding tubulin alpha-1C chain, with protein MRECISVHVGQAGVQIGNACWELYCLEHGIQPDGKMPSDKTIGGGDDSFNTFFSETGAGKHVPRAVFVDLEPTVIDEVRSGTYRQLFHPEQLITGKEDAANNYARGHYTIGKEIIDLVLDRIRKLADQCTGLQGFLVFHSFGGGTGSGFTSLLMERLSVDYGKKSKLEFSIYPAPQVSTAVVEPYNSILTTHTTLEHSDCAFMVDNEAIYDICRRNLDIERPSYTNLNRLISQIVSSITASLRFDGALNVDLTEFQTNLVPYPRIHFPLATYAPVISAEKAYHEQLTVSEITNACFEPCNQMVKCDPRHGKYMACCLLYRGDVVPKDVNAAIATIKTKRSIQFVDWCPTGFKVGINYQPPTVVPGGDLAKVQRAVCMLSNTTAVAEAWARLDHKFDLMYAKRAFVHWYVGEGMEEGEFSEAREDMAALEKDYEEVGADSVEGEDEGEEY; from the exons ATG CGTGAGTGTATCTCGGTCCATGTGGGCCAGGCTGGAGTCCAGATCGGCAATGCATGCTGGGAGCTGTACTGTCTTGAGCATGGGATCCAACCAGATGGCAAGATGCCCAGTGACAAGACCATTGGAGGAGGTGACGACTCCTTTAACACCTTCTTCAGTGAGACTGGAGCTGGCAAGCACGTCCCCAGGGCTGTGTTTGTGGATCTGGAGCCCACTGTCATTG ATGAGGTGCGATCTGGAACTTACCGCCAGCTCTTCCACCCTGAGCAGCTGATCACTGGGAAGGAGGATGCAGCCAACAACTACGCCCGTGGGCATTACACCATCGGCAAAGAGATCATCGACTTGGTTCTGGACAGGATCCGCAAACTG gcTGACCAGTGCACTGGCCTCCAGGGCTTCCTGGTCTTCCACAGCTTTGGAGGTGGCACCGGTTCTGGTTTCACTTCCCTGTTGATGGAACGCCTGTCTGTTGACTATGGCAAGAAGTCCAAGCTTGAGTTCTCCATCTACCCAGCTCCCCAGGTGTCCACAGCTGTTGTTGAGCCCTACAACTCAATCCTGACCACCCACACCACCCTGGAGCATTCTGACTGTGCTTTCATGGTAGACAATGAGGCCATCTATGACATCTGCCGTAGGAACCTCGATATCGAGCGTCCTTCCTACACCAACCTGAACAGGTTGATCAGCCAGATTGTGTCCTCAATCACTGCTTCCCTCCGATTCGATGGTGCCCTCAATGTTgatctgacagagttccagaccaACTTGGTGCCCTATCCCCGTATCCACTTCCCCCTTGCCACCTATGCCCCAGTGATCTCAGCAGAGAAGGCTTACCATGAGCAGCTGACTGTTTCAGAGATCACAAATGCCTGTTTTGAGCCATGTAATCAGATGGTGAAATGTGACCCACGTCACGGCAAGTACATGGCCTGCTGTCTGCTGTACCGTGGCGACGTTGTGCCCAAAGATGTTAACGCTGCCATTGCCACCATCAAAACAAAACGCTCCATCCAGTTTGTAGACTGGTGCCCAACTGGTTTCAAGGTTGGTATCAACTACCAGCCCCCAACTGTGGTACCTGGTGGAGATCTGGCCAAGGTCCAGAGGGCAGTGTGCATGCTTAGCAACACCACTGCAGTGGCTGAGGCTTGGGCCCGCCTTGACCACAAGTTTGACCTGATGTATGCCAAGCGTGCATTCGTGCACTGGTACGTAGGTGAgggtatggaggagggagagttcTCTGAGGCCAGGGAAGACATGGCTGCCCTGGAGAAAGATTATGAGGAGGTGGGCGCAGATAGCGTggaaggagaggatgagggagaagaGTACTAA
- the LOC110494203 gene encoding tubulin alpha chain, producing MRECISVHVGQAGVQMGNACWELYCLEHGIQPDGQMPSDKTIGGGDDSFNTFFSETGAGKHVPRAVFVDLEPTVIDEVRTGTYRQLFHPEQLITGKEDAANNYARGHYTIGKEIIDMVLDRTRKLADQCTGLQGFLVFHSFGGGTGSGFTSLLMERLSVDYGKKSKLEFSIYPAPQVSTAVVEPYNAILTTHTTLEHSDCAFMVDNEAIYDICRRNLDIERPSYTNLNRLIGQIVSSITASLRFDGALNVDLTEFQTNLVPYPRIHFPLATYAPVISAERAYHEQLSVSEITNACFEPCNQMVKCDPRHGKYMACCLLYRGDVVPKDVNAAIATIKTKRSIQFVDWCPTGFKVGINYQPPTVVPGGDLAKVQRAVCMLSNTTAIAEAWARLDHKFDLMYAKRAFVHWYVGEGMEEGEFSEAREDMAALEKDYEEVGVDSIEGEGEEEGEEY from the exons ATG CGTGAATGTATCTCAGTACACGTGGGTCAGGCTGGAGTCCAGATGGGCAATGCATGCTGGGAACTCTACTGTCTGGAGCACGGGATCCAGCCTGATGGTCAGATGCCCAGTGACAAGACCATTGGAGGAGGAGACGACTCCTTCAACACCTTCTTCAGTGAGACTGGAGCTGGCAAGCACGTCCCCAGGGCTGTGTTTGTGGATCTGGAGCCCACTGTCATTG ATGAGGTGCGCACAGGAACTTACCGCCAACTCTTCCATCCTGAGCAGCTGATCACTGGGAAGGAGGATGCAGCCAACAACTACGCCCGTGGTCATTACACCATCGGCAAAGAGATCATAGACATGGTTCTGGACAGGACTCGCAAGCTG gcTGACCAGTGCACTGGCCTCCAGGGCTTCCTGGTCTTCCACAGCTTTGGAGGTGGCACCGGTTCCGGTTTCACCTCCCTGTTAATGGAACGCCTGTCTGTTGACTATGGCAAGAAGTCCAAGCTTGAGTTCTCCATATACCCAGCTCCCCAGGTATCCACAGCTGTTGTTGAGCCCTACAACGCCATCCTGACCACCCACACCACCCTGGAACATTCAGACTGTGCTTTCATGGTAGACAATGAGGCAATCTATGACATCTGCCGTAGGAACCTTGATATTGAGCGTCCGTCCTACACTAATCTTAACAGGTTGATTGGCCAGATTGTGTCCTCCATCACTGCTTCCCTCCGATTCGATGGTGCCCTCAATGTGgatctgacagagttccagactAACTTGGTGCCCTATCCCCGTATCCACTTCCCCCTGGCCACCTATGCCCCAGTGATCTCAGCAGAGAGGGCTTACCATGAGCAACTCTCTGTGTCTGAGATCACCAATGCTTGCTTTGAGCCATGTAATCAGATGGTAAAATGTGACCCACGTCACGGCAAGTACATGGCCTGCTGTCTGCTGTACCGTGGCGACGTTGTTCCCAAAGATGTTAACGCTGCCATTGCCACCATCAAAACAAAACGCTCCATCCAGTTTGTAGACTGGTGCCCAACTGGTTTCAAGGTTGGTATCAACTACCAGCCCCCAACTGTGGTACCTGGTGGAGATCTGGCCAAGGTCCAGAGGGCAGTGTGCATGCTTAGCAACACCACTGCTATTGCAGAGGCCTGGGCCCGCCTTGACCACAAGTTTGACCTGATGTATGCCAAGCGTGCTTTCGTGCATTGGTACGTAGGTGAgggtatggaggagggagagttcTCTGAGGCCAGGGAAGACATGGCTGCCCTGGAGAAAGATTATGAGGAAGTGGGTGTCGACTCcattgagggagagggagaggaggagggagaggagtatTAA